Below is a genomic region from Thunnus albacares chromosome 4, fThuAlb1.1, whole genome shotgun sequence.
ATGACTGTTTTGTATCACAGTGGCCACAAGCTAACAAGGTTGGGAAACACTGGCTCAAAGAAACTCTTTATGTCTTCTAACAAATCCAGAAGACGATGTGGTTTAACAAAGTTTACTTAACTACAAACACATCCCACACCTGTCTCTCTACTCCACACACAGATGATATCCATGTGGGGAAGATGGAAAAGAAGTATGTTGCCCAAAATGTCCCTTAAAATGTATCAAGGCACTGAACCGATGATGAAAACAAACCGTTTAaccatttctgtctttgtgtgcgTTCATCTTCCAGCCTGTGAAGTCCTCCTGGGTTCAGACAACCTGGTCTGCAAACCATGTAAGTTCCTCACTGTCGTCGTCATAATCAGATCCACATGTAGACGGAGTTACTCCCAGCggtttgttgtctttttcttaGAGTTGTAAACTATAAACCACAAACTAATTTAAGCCTAAATGAGTGGATGCAGTTTCTCTCTGTGGATGGAGCGATTACATCCTGGACAGATCAAATCCAATCAGCACCATGAAGAAGCTTGTTGGTATTCGAGTCATAAAGATGGATATTCTATGTTTCCACATCCACCAGAACAAAAAGGCCCggtgcagatgtttcacattgaAAGCCTACCAGGGAATGGGAGGAATGATGTTTGACATCTATGTTACATCTGTgaaggaagtgttgagtttgacAGTAGCTAAACACAGATCAAAAACACGGAAAATTAGAAGCGATTTGAAATAGTGACTGAAAACATTTGTGTtgaaagagcagcagagtggtgagtatgacaCGATGGGAGTAGAgctgtggaaatgtacattatacTGAATTTATCAAGAACACAGATTAACATAGAGGAAGCGTTGAGTTTGAAATAAAGaccttctctctgctgttgaGGTAAAGTTAATAAGAGAATTTATGGTAATTGgtacatttttcataatttttataCTACTAATTGTCCAGTGGCATCATTAAAGTACGATCAGAAATGCCCCTTTGACTGGAAGTTaagttttctgtccatctttgCAGTCTGGAAACCGAAGACCCTGAACGTGTCTCAGCTGGGGTCGAACCTCCACGTGGCGTTCGACCAGGCGCCGCCCTCCTTCGGCTTCCACCTGTACTACCTATACTACAAACTGCGGCAGGAAGGACCGTTCAAACTGCAGCGCTGCAAACCAGTAAGACCATAAATCAGGATTGAGCAACATGTCTAATTACTGCCTTCAGCTCTTCAGTTTTCCGTTGACAGAGGTTTTCATTTTCTGCGGACCGAGCCTTTCAGATCCCAAGACGTCGGCAGAAAGTGTTTCCAAAACGTCCGGCATGCTCAGCTGGTTTTAGCTTGTCCACTAACAGCTTTTTATGATGCTGCATTCAGTGTCTGACAGTTCTGGTGAACTACTATCAGCTGCTTCATAGTAAAAGCTTTGCAGTGCTCTCCTCAGAATGTGTTTGtcttaaatgtttatttgtacacTTAagatttacatttctttttagaTTTAGTCTTTACaggttttaaaatgaacattgtGACTGTCAGCTGTTCTGATATTGCTGCTATTTTCTATAGATTTCTTTATTGAAGAAACTTATTTATTTCTACTAATAAAAACACGATCTGTCCTGCAGCCCTGGTTGAGTTTTATGTTGATTGTTTGTATGTTTCACTGTGTGCAGGATGCGAACCAGCTCAGAACTACATGCATCCTCCAGGATGTCACTCCGGGGACCTACACTATAGAGGTACATGAACGCAGCACAGGACTGAGCTTCATATACACAGTTAAATCACCAGACTGAGGATCACAGCACTGGCCAGCTCTCAGCTCTGAACTGGTTAAACTGGATGTTACTGTTTTCCTAATAAATGgattaaaatggaaaacatttgaaagacatttaaagacaaacattttCCAATTTCAGAATTCACATTGATCTGTTCATACAATGAAATtcatcatttttctcttttctgttccctccctttctttcattgcttttcttgttttctgtatcAGTTGAGAGACGACAGCAACACTTCCAGGAGGCAGACTCAGTACCACGTCAGCCAGGGTGAgacactcttacacacacacacacacacacacacacacacacacacacacacacacacacacacacacacacactctatagGAACAGCACAGTAATCTGTATAACTATCGATCTTGTAAACTTCAGCTTCAATTATAAATTTTCCCTGAAAATTTGGTAATTTGTCTTTCAACAAGGTAAAACATAGAACATTTAGAAACTAAGGTacataaaaccttaaaaacagCATACAGGTAAATCCTAAAAGTTAAAAACCACATTTATTACGGTTAGAGGTGGTTATTTTGTCAGCAGAGCTAGAAAAACATGATAAAGAAAGAATCTTTTGAGAGATTTTTTCCACAAaggttttcattttctcatatttttcattaaaatactttaaaatttCACTCATTAAGTTAAAATGTTGTTTGAAAATTGTAATCTAGATACCCTTTAAAGTTGCCATTTCATGCTGGTCAAGTGGTTTACACTCAAGTGTATATGGTATTATACTGGGAGAGTAGTCATTTTAAACTGGGGTGTCAGGTTTATCTGTTGGTCTGTCAGTACTAGCTGCCACTTCATATTACAGGAAGTTATTTGATTTAATGTTCATATAACTATAATTCTTttaattgtttagttttgttgtcTCATGATGGGTTTGTCTGTTTCATCTGCCAGTCCACTCCCCCTGGGCGGGGCCTATCCGTGCCATGGCCATCACAGTGCCTCTGGTCGTCATGTCTGCTTTCGCCACTCTCTTCACTGTCATGTGTCGCAAGAAACAGCAAGGTGAGTAGAAACGTGATTCAAAATTCAAAGGTGCTCCGTGTTTCTCTCTTAAGGAAAAAGGATCACTCTGGTGGTTTTGCATGTATTGAGTTTTAGTTCTCTATATATAAATCATCTGCTGTATAGTAAACATCACATCACTGACAACCAATTgttcaaatcaaataattagTATTTTGATTAATGTCATTCTCtccaggcagccattggtttcaGGTTTCAGTTCACAATGCAGAGACTTGATGCTACCTTGAATGAGGTCATCATGGTGATCAATTAGtagcctttatttgtttgtgcagTTGCACACAGACACTTTTTTAGCAAGAGACTTTCAAGTATCTCAACAACTTTTTGATGGAATGCTATGAGGTTTCATACAGACATTCAGTGGTtaccagaggatgaatcttaaagactaaactttaaacttttgcACCAATTGATTTCATGACATGTTAGATCTTAATGTAAAGGCCTAATTTCTGTCAGGCCTAAGTTCGGTTTATGGCTAAGATTCTTAACATTCATCTCCTCCCCTGTTAGAAAACATCTACAGCCAGTTGGACGAAGAGAGCAGCGAGTCATCCAATCACAGTGCAGCGTTGAACACGGAGCGGCCGTGGCCCCGCCCCAAAGTCTTCATCTGTTACTCCAACAGAGACTGTCCCAAACACACCAGCGTCATCCAGAGCTTCGCCTACTTCCTGCAGGACTTCTGCAGCTGTGAGGTGAGAGAGAGtgatagattttaaaaatagaCCATAAGAATGAATCATTTAAGCTTTGAAGGTTCGAGTTTGGTTGTCAAACTTCTGTTCACTCCTGTTCAGGTTGTGTTGGACCTTTGGGAACACCTGGAGATGTGCAAAGAAGGTCAGATGTCATGGCTCAGCAGACAGCTGGACGAAGCCAACTTCATCATCACCGTCTGTTCCAAGGGCCTACGGTACTCTTCTACTGTCTTCTACTCCGTTTCTGATGGCATCTACTCAAAGCTACTGTTCAGACCAAACACAGCTGTAGATTAAAACAGTGCAAGGGGCTGCTTGTGCGGGCATGTTGTTTCAGGTACCAGTGAGACGATGAAATATGATTCAAGTCCACTTTGACTAACAGATCCGTGAGTTTGAAGGTTCATCAGataccaaaacactgcacagcggtTATCACAGTTATCACAGCTGCAataattttatcttttattgcaACAATCACGACgcaaacagaaatacagtctTCCCAGCACAAAGTAACCTACTAGGACTGTTTTAGTTTGGGACGTTTCAGtaaaagttgagccaggttcaacttttttgcagGACAGTCCAGTATTTTTTAAGGAACCTCTGCATTAACACCAAATGAATGTGAgtgctgcatttttttcacacatgaCTAAAGTCTGTCTGAGCACAGAAGTCAGTTATGTGTCTTCAGCTGCAGTTCCTCCAGTCACCACTAGATGCTGCAAAAACACTGATTGTACTGTAGTGAAAATCctctaaaggaaaaaaagctttattttcCATTAGTGAGGAACTCTATTGTGTGATAGAacttataataaaatattgaagCTGCCTCTGCTCCTCTATTGTTCTTTATTCTGTCCTTCAATATTccctattttttaaattttccctcttttccattcattatttccttttttccttatttctctctttcttctcccatctctccatcctttcttcattttttctgtACACATTTCTTTCCTacctttcttccttccttcctgctgTCCCTCCCATCTGtccttcattattattattattttattctattctaacCAGCTCAGTTCTCTTCCTGCAGCTACTTTGTGGAAAAGAAGAGCCGCCGCGGGAAGACGCCGGTCAGTCGCCGCGGtaccaacagcaacaacagcagcagcagcagctctccgACCGGTGGATCGGGCAGTGACCTGTTCATTGTGACCGTGGCCATGATCGCTGAGAAGCTGCGGATGGCGAAGCAGAGCGAGGGGGGCGGGGCTCAGGAGCTGAACCGCTTCATGACGGTTTACTTCGACTATTCGACAGAGAGCGACATCCCCACCATGCTGAGTCTGGCTCCCAGGTAAACAACAACAGCCTGgacaaaataactgaaacacctaaaataaaaaaaacagccctgatttgtttttatttaattatttattagatttgagtttttcagtattatttgtatttcatgtttttggagGAGTTTATAGTTTCAAACTCAAAGTAATTTCTTACCATTTGCAATACAATGCAATGGCCAGaaagtatgaaataaatataatttatattatataattgaagtgaaatatatttaaagcaGCTCTTAGTTACTGCCTGCTGTCtgatcaatcatttttttcttgtgtttagaTTCAAGCTGATGGACCAGCTGCCTCAGCTCTTCAGTCGGCTGCACTCCAGTCAGTCCAGTCTGGTCGACCGCGAGTCGCAGCCTCTTAACGTCTCCAGGAGGAACTACTTCAGGAGTAAGTCTGGACGCTCGCTCTACGTTTCCATCTGCAACATGCACCAGCACATCAGCCAGAACCCTGACTGGTTCGAGAAGCCGCTGGCTCCAGCTCCTGCAGGCGCTTCCTCGGCCTCCTCCTCgtcaccttctcctcctctccccgcCGTCCTGGCTCAAAACTCTCCTTCAAAGGCCCCCTGCTCCTCCACCTCATCTCAACCCGAGGAGAAGTTTGACTCTGGCTTGGTGCTGAATGAGGTGGTGGTGAAGACGCCGTCGCTGGAGAGTGGGGAGGGAGTGTCGAGGAGGAATGTGCTTCTGCTTGCCCCTGGCTCCAGTCCAAGTCCCAGTCCCAGTCCTGGTCCCAGTCCAGGTCTCTGTCCCAGTCCAGGCCTGCCACACTGCTCTCTGTCCATGTTGGGACACACTTCAAGGTAAAGCAAGTTGTAATACCgctgcagtgtttttatattgtgttaCTGCGAGCATTAAAgcaaaatttcagtttttgtacttCCCTGGTCAAGTGTTTGCTTTTCTGCTCCCTCAGGTCCACTTCTGGAATATCAGGACTGTTACCTGGAgaatcttcctcctcctcctcctcctcctcctcctctgctccctccatcctccaggACGAGGTGTGCTCCCTACCTGTCCAGACAGAAGAAGGCCGTCCTTCCCCTCCAGAGGTCCCGCCTCCTCGTGATTCGGGCATCTATGATTCGTCTGTCCCCTCCTCAGAGCTTTCCATTCCCCTAATGGAGGGACTCTCACATGACCAGGCTGACTCCTCCTCCCTGGCCGACAGCGAATCATCTTCTTCCGGCCTGGGTAAGACCGGCTGTACAtcaacaaatgttttattactaATATCATTCTATGCTTTTATTCCATGTTGtcatgatttcattttaatttgttaCATCACATTTCACTCCTCAAATTTCCTCATATGACTGTTgaacaacagcaaaataaaggACTTCCTAAATGAAAATGGTTACCTCACACCTGGCTTTGTGTCTTTCAGGTGACGAGGAGCCCCCAGCGGTCGCGTTGCTCCGCTGCAGCGCTGCCACAGTTTGTAAAGCTGAGCtgcaccaccatcatcacctgGAACACAGCGATGGACTTGAACCTGTAGTATCATAGTAGGGGACGCCTCCAGCCAATCAAAAGAGGACCAGCCCAGTGATGTCATTACAGGGCCAAAGATGTTTTGGTGTTGGACCTGAATCCTGTCTCAGAAGTGTTGTCATCCAATCGTCATGGACACTAAACTGGAATAATTAACAGGCATTGGAGTGGAGACACCTATGGAAATAACTGAGTTGTGAAACACCAGCCCCTGTAACTATGGTAACCACTGGGCTGTAGAACATTTGCCCCTGTGACTATGGTAACCACTGCATTCTAGAACATTGATAACTCTGATAACTACGGTAACCACTGGTTTCTACACTACACACTGGGAATTCTGGTAACCACTGTGTCATTAGTCCCTGGAACTATGGTAACCACTGCATCTAAACACTAATCCCTTGTAACTATGGTAACACTGAGTCATAGAACACTTCTAACTATGGTAACCACTGTGTTGTAGCACTCCATTCCCTGTTAACTATTGTAATCACTGCATTCTAGAACACTAGTTCAGGTAACTATGGTAACCACTGCGTTCTAGAACACTAGTTAAGGTTACTAGGTTAACCACTGTGTTCTAGAACACTAGTTCAGGTAACTATGGTAACCACTGCGTTCTAGAACACTAGTTAAGGTTACTAGGTTAACCACTGTGTTCTAGAACACTAGTTCAGGTAACTATGGTAACCACTGCGTTCTAGAACACTAGTTAAGGTTACTAGGTTAACCACTGTGTTCTAGAACACTAGTTCAGGTAACTATGGTAACCACTGCGTTCTAGAACAGTGGCACTCTGGTCGCCCTGCCTGGAGGATTTTTGGAGGACTGGATCTCCAGATGCTGGCAGAGCGGATCAGTTCAAACCAAAGACTGCTTCAGCACTGCGTCCTGATTGGTTGGAGACCACTTTGCGAGTTGATATTCGGAACCAAAATGTGATGCTGAAACAAACTCTTCGGGCACTTTTTGATGCAGAAACACAGGAAGACACAATGCCATGAACATGTTCAGATGTTCCTTGGCACCAACATCCAATGGGATCAAAGCAGCTCCTGGGGTTCTGTTATCCACAAAGATTTTTACCAAAAGCTGCTGAATGTATCATCGCCTTATGGATGTTGACAATATGGCGTCTTTGTATTATTGTCAACATTTAGGACCAAGAGCAAGTAAACACTAAATAGGTAATGAAAAACCACTTATTCATCAATGGATGCTTCCTTCTAAAAAGTGCCGTTAAAAACCATAATAGAACATATATCAATATTCATTCATCTTTAATGAGCgctgtgtttttcatgtcatattttttaACAGCATTCCTTATTAAGTGTCTTCTAAATGTTTGTTGATGACGACTCATCATTAAAGCAGCAAGTAACATGATGACCACTCACTAAATCAAAGAATTTTCTAAAACCTGCTAATGTGATATAATATGGTGGAAGAGTTTTGTCAGAATTCATTTGAATTATGTGTtgaattcaaattaaattttctctgcattttcattcacaaaattCAGAACACacaattcaaattaatttggCTGGTGGCTGCACTTGTACACCGTAATATATTAAACACTGTGGTTACATTGTTAAG
It encodes:
- the il17rd gene encoding interleukin-17 receptor D isoform X2 → MVRVVPFPTLMNESFFTPSFLRTNSCEVLLGSDNLVCKPFWKPKTLNVSQLGSNLHVAFDQAPPSFGFHLYYLYYKLRQEGPFKLQRCKPDANQLRTTCILQDVTPGTYTIELRDDSNTSRRQTQYHVSQVHSPWAGPIRAMAITVPLVVMSAFATLFTVMCRKKQQENIYSQLDEESSESSNHSAALNTERPWPRPKVFICYSNRDCPKHTSVIQSFAYFLQDFCSCEVVLDLWEHLEMCKEGQMSWLSRQLDEANFIITVCSKGLRYFVEKKSRRGKTPVSRRGTNSNNSSSSSSPTGGSGSDLFIVTVAMIAEKLRMAKQSEGGGAQELNRFMTVYFDYSTESDIPTMLSLAPRFKLMDQLPQLFSRLHSSQSSLVDRESQPLNVSRRNYFRSKSGRSLYVSICNMHQHISQNPDWFEKPLAPAPAGASSASSSSPSPPLPAVLAQNSPSKAPCSSTSSQPEEKFDSGLVLNEVVVKTPSLESGEGVSRRNVLLLAPGSSPSPSPSPGPSPGLCPSPGLPHCSLSMLGHTSRSTSGISGLLPGESSSSSSSSSSSAPSILQDEVCSLPVQTEEGRPSPPEVPPPRDSGIYDSSVPSSELSIPLMEGLSHDQADSSSLADSESSSSGLGDEEPPAVALLRCSAATVCKAELHHHHHLEHSDGLEPVVS
- the il17rd gene encoding interleukin-17 receptor D isoform X1, whose translation is MAAPRSFFTSLSGLFLIFYVSCGSTTSGNKRANQERCGFKVQSGTDGGRRLAVTFRADNCSLNYPLGKHVIHEVTNISFSHLACEDQAGVVVHWSASPLGIEHIKGFRVYLEDKNPEGKQCQHLILKDPRQLNFSYRNTKLSSQPFSGLTFDTDYMVRVVPFPTLMNESFFTPSFLRTNSCEVLLGSDNLVCKPFWKPKTLNVSQLGSNLHVAFDQAPPSFGFHLYYLYYKLRQEGPFKLQRCKPDANQLRTTCILQDVTPGTYTIELRDDSNTSRRQTQYHVSQVHSPWAGPIRAMAITVPLVVMSAFATLFTVMCRKKQQENIYSQLDEESSESSNHSAALNTERPWPRPKVFICYSNRDCPKHTSVIQSFAYFLQDFCSCEVVLDLWEHLEMCKEGQMSWLSRQLDEANFIITVCSKGLRYFVEKKSRRGKTPVSRRGTNSNNSSSSSSPTGGSGSDLFIVTVAMIAEKLRMAKQSEGGGAQELNRFMTVYFDYSTESDIPTMLSLAPRFKLMDQLPQLFSRLHSSQSSLVDRESQPLNVSRRNYFRSKSGRSLYVSICNMHQHISQNPDWFEKPLAPAPAGASSASSSSPSPPLPAVLAQNSPSKAPCSSTSSQPEEKFDSGLVLNEVVVKTPSLESGEGVSRRNVLLLAPGSSPSPSPSPGPSPGLCPSPGLPHCSLSMLGHTSRSTSGISGLLPGESSSSSSSSSSSAPSILQDEVCSLPVQTEEGRPSPPEVPPPRDSGIYDSSVPSSELSIPLMEGLSHDQADSSSLADSESSSSGLGDEEPPAVALLRCSAATVCKAELHHHHHLEHSDGLEPVVS